In a single window of the Gemmatimonadaceae bacterium genome:
- a CDS encoding DNA/RNA non-specific endonuclease — MKGFEFRRAAAWSSGSGASRIFLALLLSASWGCAAAKPTVAIRPAIGTTYSEQQAGLSPADQARLDAQCPLGQPRLRRAEDFGITYIVTRDGYALEASEKDRIPIWVCERVTRYQVTGPLTGERVKFRADPLLPVEARAVDKDYTRSGYDRGHQAPLANQRRSQRLRDETFFLSNAVPQNSRLNRQAWAALEERVRDWAEARDTIYSITGPLFWDPREDDPSTARGYVEYEWIGRGVSVPTHLYKIIIGRKRDGDGWESVAFVFPNKPYDKTVDFNEFIRPVAWVQRRAGITFFPELPGGQAPAVINNAGPLWDPRE; from the coding sequence ATGAAAGGGTTCGAATTCCGTCGAGCAGCTGCGTGGAGCTCCGGCTCCGGCGCGAGCAGAATCTTCCTCGCGCTGCTGCTCTCCGCGTCGTGGGGCTGCGCCGCGGCGAAACCGACAGTCGCCATCCGGCCCGCGATCGGCACGACCTACTCGGAGCAGCAGGCGGGGCTCTCTCCAGCCGATCAGGCTCGGCTGGACGCGCAGTGTCCGCTGGGGCAGCCGCGGCTGCGGCGCGCGGAAGACTTCGGCATTACGTACATCGTCACGCGCGACGGCTATGCGCTGGAGGCGAGCGAGAAGGACCGGATCCCGATCTGGGTGTGCGAGCGGGTCACGCGGTATCAGGTAACGGGTCCGCTCACCGGCGAGCGCGTGAAGTTTCGCGCCGACCCGCTGCTGCCCGTCGAAGCGCGCGCCGTAGACAAGGACTACACCAGGTCGGGCTATGACCGCGGTCATCAGGCGCCGTTGGCGAATCAGCGCCGGAGCCAGCGCCTGCGCGACGAGACTTTCTTCCTGTCGAACGCGGTGCCGCAGAACTCGCGGCTGAATCGGCAGGCGTGGGCCGCGCTGGAGGAGCGCGTCCGCGATTGGGCCGAAGCGCGCGACACGATCTACTCGATCACCGGTCCGCTGTTCTGGGATCCGCGGGAGGACGATCCGTCGACTGCGCGCGGCTACGTCGAATACGAGTGGATCGGCAGGGGCGTGAGCGTGCCGACGCACCTGTACAAGATCATCATCGGACGGAAGCGCGACGGCGACGGCTGGGAATCCGTCGCGTTCGTGTTTCCCAACAAGCCGTACGACAAGACGGTGGACTTCAACGAGTTCATACGACCGGTCGCGTGGGTGCAGCGCCGAGCGGGGATCACCTTCTTCCCGGAGTTGCCGGGCGGCCAGGCGCCGGCGGTGATCAACAACGCCGGCCCGCTGTGGGACCCGCGCGAGTAA